From a region of the Halorubrum sp. BV1 genome:
- the glmM gene encoding phosphoglucosamine mutase, with amino-acid sequence MELFGSSGIRGVALRYLTPELVLDIAKAAGTVWDTDRVAVARDTRTTGELFANAAASGLAAVGCDVDRLGVVPTPAVGNYCESAGVPCVLVTASHNPPEFNGIKLVGGDGVELSVDVLERVERRVLDDEYDHADWRTAGATTAVAGVVDDYVDQLVDAVDAAAIANADLTVAIDPGHGAASLASPRIYRELGCDVLTVNATPDGHFPGRESEPVPEHLADLSRLVATSEADVGIAHDGDADRAVFVDETGAFVDGDTSFAAMADACLAPDDAVVSAVNVSQRLVDVCANNDADLELTPIGATNIITRTRELHAEGTTVPIAGEGNGGVFFPPYRLSRDGAYIGARFLELLAAADGAPASEVVAPYTDYHFVRLNVEYEDGDERDEMLSAARAYVETADAEPNTTDGYRLDYGDAWVLVRPSGTEPKIRIYAESADADRAEQLAMDMRVAVESGR; translated from the coding sequence ATGGAGCTGTTCGGATCCAGCGGCATTCGCGGGGTCGCGCTCCGGTATCTCACCCCGGAACTCGTGCTCGACATCGCGAAGGCGGCCGGGACGGTGTGGGACACAGACCGGGTCGCCGTCGCCCGCGACACCCGCACCACGGGCGAGCTGTTCGCCAACGCGGCCGCGAGCGGTCTCGCCGCTGTCGGCTGCGACGTCGACCGGCTCGGCGTGGTGCCGACGCCCGCGGTCGGGAACTACTGTGAGTCCGCGGGGGTCCCCTGCGTGTTGGTCACCGCCTCGCACAACCCGCCGGAGTTCAACGGGATCAAACTGGTCGGCGGCGACGGCGTTGAGCTGTCCGTCGACGTGCTCGAACGCGTCGAGCGCCGCGTGCTGGACGACGAATACGATCACGCCGACTGGCGGACCGCCGGCGCGACGACCGCCGTCGCGGGCGTCGTCGACGACTACGTCGATCAGCTCGTCGACGCGGTCGACGCCGCGGCCATCGCCAACGCCGACCTCACGGTCGCTATCGATCCGGGCCACGGCGCGGCCTCGCTTGCATCTCCCCGGATCTACCGTGAGCTCGGCTGTGACGTGTTGACGGTGAACGCGACGCCCGACGGTCACTTTCCGGGCCGGGAGTCCGAGCCCGTCCCGGAGCACCTCGCCGACCTCTCGCGGCTCGTCGCGACCTCCGAGGCCGATGTGGGGATCGCCCACGACGGCGACGCCGACCGCGCCGTTTTCGTCGACGAAACGGGCGCGTTCGTCGACGGTGACACCTCCTTTGCGGCGATGGCCGACGCCTGCCTCGCCCCCGACGACGCCGTCGTCAGCGCGGTCAACGTCTCCCAGCGCCTCGTCGACGTCTGCGCGAACAACGACGCCGACCTCGAACTCACGCCCATCGGCGCGACGAACATTATCACCCGCACGCGCGAACTCCACGCCGAGGGCACGACCGTGCCCATCGCCGGCGAGGGCAACGGTGGGGTGTTCTTCCCGCCGTATCGGCTCTCCCGCGACGGCGCGTACATCGGCGCGCGATTCCTCGAACTGCTCGCGGCCGCGGACGGCGCGCCCGCGAGCGAGGTCGTCGCCCCCTACACCGACTACCACTTCGTGCGACTCAACGTCGAGTACGAGGACGGCGACGAGCGCGACGAGATGCTCTCCGCCGCGCGAGCGTACGTGGAGACCGCCGACGCCGAGCCGAACACCACCGACGGCTACCGGCTCGACTACGGCGACGCGTGGGTGCTCGTACGCCCGTCGGGCACGGAACCGAAGATACGGATCTACGCCGAGTCCGCCGACGCCGACCGCGCCGAACAGCTCGCGATGGACATGCGAGTCGCGGTCGAGAGCGGCCGCTAG